GCTCTGTTTAGTGACAATGACATGGAAGGCTCTGTTAAGGACGATTTGACATCGGAACTCATCGATGCTGCTGTTGCGTTTGTGGAGGCAGCTGCTCGGTCTGAGAAGAATATGACAAAAAGAGTTTACTACAATGAACGTGGCACCTCTGTGACTGTGGAGAGTATACGACCGGTACTTGAGCATACATGGCTGGCGGATGACGTAAGATCTATTACCATGTCCTGCTATTTAAGTGCATAATCTAGGTGTCACCTATGAAAATAAAATGTTCTATTATTTTACGCAGATTATCGATGCTTATCAGACACATTTGGCTCTGCGCGTTGGTCATGATCGGCACCTCTGTCCAGCCTGGAGGTCCAAATACCTTGTTGATCGTGCTAAGGCACGAGACAACCCTAAACCGTCGAAATACAACATGGATAGTGCGCTGAGCAGAGCTGGAGCAGTACGTAGGGTTCTGGACGAGTATACCGTCCGTGATAAGGTATGATATGTTCTTACTAGTTCATTAACACTCATTTCAACAAGCATAATTGCATCTGATTACAAATGTGTTCCACATTTCAGTCGTTTATCCCGTTGAACGTCGGCAATACACACTGGATCACCGTGGTGATGCACAACCGCAAGAAAGAATTCCGAGTTTTTGATTCGCTCTATCCTCTCGAGTTCTCTCTCGACACTGTGAAAGCACTGGTACTCTCCCCGACATTGAGCATTCTTCATATGAAATGTCATATGGTTTCTCACTACTACTTTCTTTCAAATAGCGACTAGCAATAGCAATTGATATGGAAGAGGCAAACCGTATTACACCTGGCAAATATCCAGATGTCACTAAGTGGCCTATCATACCTTAGATCGACATGCCACTACAAGAGGACGGGTGAGTTATGGTTCATCATTTTCTACTTACGAAAGACATGTTCGTGTGCACGGTGACTAATGTTTGCATATATATTAGGAACTCTTGTGGCCTTTTTGTGATTGAAGTTATGGAGCATTGGGACGGGGATCGATGGACCGCCGATTTTACCCAGGTAATTTGTCCTCTCTGCTCGTACACTTGTACAATTGTCGTATAATACCAACTTCTATTCATTAAACCTTGTTCTAAAAATTGCAGGGCACGGTTAATGCAAGGAGAAGGCGTCTCATCGCCGAGTTGGTTCTCTCACCTACCAACACGCTCGATTGTGTGAAGAACAAAATCCGCGACATCGCAAAGAAAAGCAAGGCGTGAAGACATCATACATGATTCAAGATTCTAGTTTCAGTCGTTTGTTTTAAGTCCGGAAGCACGTTTCCTGGCATGGACAACTTTGATTTTCTATCATTCATGTAATAAGCACGATACCATGGATTTTGTGTGGATTTTTGGTCGATCACACATACTTGTGTATGTGTAATGCAGTCAGACTATACGTTTCGTACCAATAAATTTTTGCTTCCCTTCATTTGTTCTACCTTAATGTTTTTTGCTGCTGTGTTCATTCTTTTCTTCCATGGAAGAGTAATTCATTTCCTTTTTActtttgcatattttttaattTGATTTGGCATTATTCAACAATAAGAAAAAAAGTTGATAAATTCCTTTTTGTTTGCCTGAGAATCAACCTCGGCTGTCGTGCCATCCGGTGTGGGATCCCGCGCCCGAGACAACGACAGATCCGGTCCCAGCGCGGGCGACCCAGTCGACGAGCGCCAGTTGGCGCGGGGGGACGCTCCAGGTCCGGTCCCGCCCGACCGCTCGGTGGAGACAGCCCGCGTGTCGGACGCAGACGGGCCACCCGTGGATCCTGCGGTTGGTGGAGTAGGCAGATCCGCCTGGGATCCCGTGCGCATGATTGCCGCTGGATCTCTCGGGATCGGCGTCCACAGGTGGATCTTCCTCGTGTCTTGCGCCAGACTCCCTTGGCGTTATGTGTTGCTTCAAATCTCGTTGCACAGTTTTTTGCTGCATTTTTGTTAGCCTTTTCCTTTTCTGCATCATGAAGATCAGGATGAGTAGCACCATCAATCACATGATCAACTACTATTTCGCCCCCTTGATCAGTACGATTTAGAGCTCCGGTGGAAGCAAAATAATTTCAGTGCTTAGCCAAGAACCCGCATTAGGATGCAGGTCAAACAAGGGCAAACTATTTCGAAAGTGATATAATTTATTGGTTAATATAATATACTTAGACCTTACACAAATGAACTCGCCACAATGCAGATAGGACTTGATCATTCTGTTCAACAATAAACCACAAAACATACTTAAAATTCATCACAAATCTCCTTCAGCTTCTTGATCTTATCAACGTACCCATGTTTCTGTTTGAGAAAATCTACAATAATATACTCAAGTTTTTTCTTCTCTTGCTTCAGCTGGTCCCTCTCTCTCATCACTTGGTCTCTCTCTAGCACCACCCGGTCCCGGTCTTTCTCAGCCTTTACCCTCAGGACATGATGTAGATTGGCACAACCATGATCTGCCATCTTATTCTTCTCCAGCTCCTCTTTGAGATCGCTAAGTGACAATCTTGCATTGCCCAACTGCGTGAGAGCATCCTCCTTATCAGCCACCAGTTTAGCAAAGTCCATTTTGAAAAATCTCAGCTCTTCCTCCGTCCTCCTCTTTTCTCCAATTAACATGCATTTTTCTTCAGCATTCTTAATATTCTGTCTCAGCTTCTCGTCATACATGCTCCACAGTTCTCTCAGGCAGAACTTCGTAGCCACTGACCACTCCGGGTCTACCCATTCCACATAGTTACATTTCACTTCTTCCTACAGTATGAAAAAATATGGTCTCAATCATATATTCACAAATGCAATACAATTACATGCAATGCACTAAAAATATGGTCTCAATCATATAAACACAAAATGTAGCATGCAatgatatacatatatatatggaTCAATTAACTACAAGTATATGCTATTATGTGCTAAAACAAATATTAGACCGTAAAAAAAACATAAATACGGACTTTGTAAATGCACAAATTAATTGAAATGTATGCAATTTTGGGCAGAACAATGGATTACCGCGAAGTAAATCGAGCACGAGGTAATTTAAACATATATTTACAGTACGGAACAACATACCTTCTGACCACAGGCAAGAAAACGTCTGCCAGTGTCCAAGGAATCAAAAGCAACTAGCCTGACGCAAGGTTCTCGATGCAGACAACGAGAAGACAGATCGTGAGCAATGCCACTCCATTCGTAGCAAGGGATAGTCGTAGGAAGCTAAACGAAACAACAGAGATAATGCACAAATCAACGCCCTGTGTTAAATACCGGAAATGAAGAACTCTAACCCTAAGCCTAGCACTATTTGGAGATTATATAGTAGGAGCGTACCTGCAGGCTAGTCACGGATTCGCCATCCGAAGAAGAGCTCGACTCGTCGCTCCACGAAACCATGGCATAACGTGACCGGCGGCAAGACGTGGattggtggcggcagcggcggcggcggttgcagTGGATAGATAGAACGCGCGTGGAGATCGCGAGGGAAGAACCGCCCCGACCAGGTGGCCAGCGCGGCCCATTTAAACGGGCTGTAATCAAAATAAAATTTGTTAAATGGGCTCGGCAATGGGAGCGGCCGTGTGTCGCGCCGTCTTACGGCATCCGTCAGCCCCCCTCCACGTCATCGCGATAAGCGGCCCGAGTTACACTACAAGCCATAAAATGGtgggtttttcttttctttataagGGGAAAATGGTGGGTTTTTGGTACGAAGTCTATACTATAGACCAAAGTGAGCTGGTATCTTCTATATCTAAATGGTGGTGAACCAAAGGAGtgaattttttttaattattaCCACACATAATTACATCTTCTATATCTAAACAACTAGCCACCACTAACCTATTTCTCTTAACATGCAAGTTTGCCACCTCGTCATTCAACATGTATGGAGAAAGGTCCACCACAACATGCAAACAAAATATTCCCGCAACAACATATACATGTTACACGTAACCATTTCTCTATGAATATATTGCAAAACATTCCCGCAACAACATGCCAGGTATCGTCTAGTTTTCTAATATAATATAACTACAGTGGACAACACAAAAGATGCCATCATTACAATGGCTAAAATGCTATCCATTTTCCATGATTAAAGTCCCTAGTGACCGCCTCCTGTTTAGTCCACATATGCTACAAGCACTATCTCAAGGTACTGGCCTCTTGCAATAGTATATATCATGTATCATGTATGCAGTAACACATTGTAAACACCTCACTATTAGATCACTGGATTCATCCTAACATAACTTTAGCAACTGTTCTACTCTTCTTCGCCCACCACGCTTCTGCACACGATAACAGGAAAAGTTAATGAATGACAAGTTAAAAACAATTATAACCTACAATGCATACAAAAACTTACTTCTTATTTAGTTTGCATTTCTTGCTGCGTTTAGTGTGCCCTAGCAATTTGCATGCGCCGCACGTGATTCTGATCTCGTCGTACGAAAGTGGCCTACCATTTTTCGACATAGGGCGGTTCTCATCTACCTTAGTTGCACCTTTCGTTGATACTTTAATAGGATCATGAACTTCAACTATGTTGCCTTCACCATCATCTACATATTCAATTGCACAAGTACTAAGATCAGCCGTTTTCTTACTCAAATTTTCCTTTAGCTGATCATACTCATGGCTCTTAGCTATCACGACCTTCAAACTCTCCTGTAACTGATCCCACAAAGTTGGGTGTTTGCATGCTGCATGCATAGCTTCTGAAGCCAACACACTGACCTGGCTATATTTCATTCTTTCAGCTGCTCCAGTCCATCCAAATCCCAACAGATCGCTTGTGCGCCTGGCGGGCAGTCCCAACCTTGCGTCTTTCGTGAACCGCACAAGAACTAAACACTTTGGTATTTCAGATATATTCAAGTACTTCAGTACATGGAATATGTGCTTGCAAGGTAGACCCTTTCGAATCATTCTTCTGCAGCTGCACCTTATAGTTTCTGCGGAATTTACTGGAGTGTACTCCACCCAAAAATGGCTCTTCCGGTTATTCTTCCAGGCCACGATGTACTGCTGTGATCCGTCTCCGAGCTTTATTTCTACAATCTCCATGCCACCAATTTTCCTAAGATCAGCTTGCAACATATAGAAGTTTGCTGGAGTGAAGACGTGAGAAGCAGCTATCTCAAGTTCCCTCGAGCTAGTAACTGGCACCGGTAAACTCTGTGAGGCCGTGCAATCATCTCGTGCATCATTCTCACGGATACGTACAACGGCGTTCTCATAGTGCAAAATCATATCCACCAGGGTCATTTCACCGTCTAGGTGGAGGTGAAGGCATGAGTTTAGACTTTCACTCCTCTGGTTGCTTTTCATGCCAAGCCAAAAACCCTCTGTCAGATAAGCCGCGGCCCACAGTCTCCTCTTCTTATACATCCGTCTCAACCATGTTACTGTTTTTTCCGACTGCCATCTTTTGGAAAACGCGTGCCATCTCTCCTCAAACGTGGCCGTGGACGTGCTGTAGTACAAAAGAGTTCGGAACTCCTTCAAGGACTTGTGACTGAggtgaatcttcatattttttTTTCTATATGCCACGTACATATACGGTGCCACACGTCTGGCAAGACTTGGCGAATTGCCTTGATCATCGCAGCGTCGGCATCCGTGATAACACTCATAGGCATCTTTTGACACATGGACCTCAAAAAAGTCTCCAGCAGCCACACATATGTCTCTTCGGTCTCGTCCGAAACTATGGCACAAGCAAAAACAGTGGTCTTCCGGTGATTGTTAAGACCAACAAAGGGTATGAATGGCATACCATACTGGTTCATCTTGTACGTGTTGTCAAATACAAGCATGTCGCCGAAGTCCTCGTAGTCATGATGAGACTGGGAGTCACACCAGAACATCCTATTCATATGTCCTTCCTTGTCTAGCTTGTACTCGAAAAAGAAGCTAGGATCCCTCTGTTTCCTACTGACCATGATGCCTATGACTGTGGCAGCATCACCTTTTGAAAGCAGCTTCCTCTTCTCCCTGGCGCAAAGGTTGTATATTTCACGCCTGGTAAAACCAACACTGCCATACCATACATGTTTGCTGATG
This sequence is a window from Aegilops tauschii subsp. strangulata cultivar AL8/78 chromosome 7, Aet v6.0, whole genome shotgun sequence. Protein-coding genes within it:
- the LOC120970301 gene encoding putative protein FAR1-RELATED SEQUENCE 10 encodes the protein MADDELTDMMYDMEFGELMKDWIEDWSDDENSDRGDRSENGNVLEDLNENNEHDDGEENNSEISNEDYISQLISECHNAYDYYGESDAETGLDVESLAASDSGESQSSVIMSEVTEVEGKKNVQDTASADDKRDMFMEIIQMTFTSHEAAYDFYNSYARDNGFSIRKNRVRYSKTESRHMRYRRFVCFRQGKRDSRLLTEEGHSRRLRPETRCHCEAHLTVKLDQKRGVWYVDSFEDKHSHILAGSDEVPFLWSHRKIKDYQRAEILSMGAAGIRIHDMMDTFISKHVWYGSVGFTRREIYNLCAREKRKLLSKGDAATVIGIMVSRKQRDPSFFFEYKLDKEGHMNRMFWCDSQSHHDYEDFGDMLVFDNTYKMNQYGMPFIPFVGLNNHRKTTVFACAIVSDETEETYVWLLETFLRSMCQKMPMSVITDADAAMIKEEVKCNYVEWVDPEWSVATKFCLRELWSMYDEKLRQNIKNAEEKCMLIGEKRRTEEELRFFKMDFAKLVADKEDALTQLGNARLSLSDLKEELEKNKMADHGCANLHHVLRVKAEKDRDRVVLERDQVMRERDQLKQEKKKLEYIIVDFLKQKHGYVDKIKKLKEICDEF